One genomic region from Athalia rosae chromosome 3, iyAthRosa1.1, whole genome shotgun sequence encodes:
- the LOC105685445 gene encoding riboflavin transporter 2-like — MNNNEERSLPGHLQDASKRKLLWKLRVLQENRNGRRYLVDFLLVMYGMSSLLAEIGILVEIPLLVESAPEGQRLPAYIAVLVSLSSMISVFYVVFKKFITQYCSDYSVISGCLVVQIIAMAVLALFYDVRCMVNGKIHSIVLLLTLFVCSIVASSSSLIFMPYLRNYKAGYLPSFFLGESLGGLVPGMIALLQGVGSDSVCKENSSNSTEPDLPNISDPNFPPGIHFLVIFILAVCCAAAFWLLEYLRDKNFFEKDNNPHRYNQVPLTEEFVGAHKPSNNDSDIELHERNETDSPSERAKTNRTRIYICMMVGLTYCVGPGIVYGTQAFSCLPYGIAAYHLVITLMQFAGPAAFVFGYCLPPLGVRGVTWVFAVVILLCSYIIWLALSSPSPLWHDEIRGAVLLVTVWVVAYAMIGYIKLSIAAIGRRDLGKDGLYHVGLSGRVGIVSGAFISFVLINYTSIFTPYKACP; from the exons ATGAATAATAACGAG GAGCGGTCGTTGCCGGGACACCTGCAGGACGCATCGAAAAGAAAACTTCTGTGGAAGCTGCGGGTCTTgcaagaaaatagaaacggTCGTCGATATCTCGTTGATTTCCTTCTAGTTATGTACGGGATGTCCAGTTTGCTCGCCGAAATTGGAATATTGGTCGAAATCCCTCTCTTAGTGGAATCGGCTCCCGAGGGTCAGAGATTACCGGCCTACATAGCAGTCTTGGTATCCCTATCCAGCATGATTTCAGTATTTTACGtcgtattcaaaaaattcattacccAATACTGCAGCGATTACTCGGTAATATCCGGTTGTCTCGTTGTTCAAATAATCGCCATGGCCGTCCTGGCGTTATTCTACGACGTTAGATGCATGGTGAACGGTAAAATACACAGCATCGTGCTGCTCCTGACCCTCTTCGTCTGCTCCATCGTCGCGAGCTCGAGTTCCCTGATCTTCATGCCGTACCTCCGTAACTACAAGGCGGGTTATCtgccctcttttttcctcggcGAGAGTCTGGGCGGACTGGTTCCAGGGATGATAGCCCTTCTCCAGGGAGTCGGGAGCGATTCCGTTTGCAAGGAAAACTCTTCCAACTCCACCGAACCGGATCTCCCGAATATTTCGGACCCGAATTTTCCCCCCGGCATCCACTTCCTCGTGATTTTCATACTCGCCGTATGCTGCGCCGCGGCATTCTGGCTATTGGAATActtgagggataaaaattttttcgaaaaagacAACAATCCCCACCGCTACAACCAAGTACCCTTGACGGAGGAGTTCGTCGGCGCTCACAAGCCGTCCAACAACGACTCGGACATCGAGCTGcacgagagaaacgaaacggaCAGCCCTTCGGAACGCGCGAAGACGAACCGCACCAGGATATACATCTGCATGATGGTGGGACTGACCTATTGCGTCGGCCCTGGGATCGTTTACGGTACCCAAGCGTTCTCCTGTCTGCCCTACGGTATCGCCGCCTATCACCTGGTAATAACTCTGATGCAGTTCGCCGGACCCGCAGCTTTCGTTTTTGGCTACTGTCTGCCCCCCCTGGGCGTCAGGGGAGTCACCTGGGTTTTCGCCGTTGTCATTCTACTTTGCTCTTACATAATCTGGTTGGCGTTGTCATCCCCAAGTCCGCTTTGGCACGACGAAATTCGTGGCGCCGTATTGTTGGTGACCGTATGGGTTGTCGCGTACGCTATGATCGGttacataaaattatcgatcgCCGCTATCGGTAGGCGGGATCTCGGCAAGGACGGACTTTATCACGTCGGATTGTCGGGTCGTGTAGGAATAGTCTCGGGTGCCTTCATCAGTTTCGTACTGATAAATTACACGTCGATATTCACGCCGTACAAAGCGTGCCCATAG
- the LOC105685444 gene encoding solute carrier family 52, riboflavin transporter, member 3-B-like isoform X1, which produces MDRTKGRSSEGHLQNAPKRKLLSKLWGLQGGINGRRYLVDFLLVMYGMAGLLGDIGILVEVPLLVKSAPEGPNLPSYTAAVLAIANVAPIFYVLVKKFLPRYCNEFIWISTYLVIAIISIGILALFYDVSSTINGKQRSIVILIMVFICASIGNSSSVILLPYLQKYEPRYLPSFFLGESLGGLVPGMIALLQGVGSDSSCKDESANSTATDLPDDLTPNFPPGIHFLILFILLVSCTASFWLLEYARARNFFDTGDNLNGYGQVPLTEEFVGAHKPTNTDTGIDLNGRNEVETLSERRKKNRTRIYICTLVALTFFIGPGIVFGTQAFSCLPYGIAAYHLVLTLMQFAGPAAFVFGYCLSTPGVRGVTWIFALIFVLCAYIIWLAFSSPNPLWHDETRGAVLLVTAWVIAYALIGYIKLSIAAIGRRDLGEDALYHVGLSGRVGIVSGAFVSFVLINYTSVFTPYGNSCP; this is translated from the exons ATGGATAGAACTAAG GGACGTTCATCCGAGGGACATCTGCAAAATGCTCCGAAGAGGAAGCTACTGTCGAAACTGTGGGGATTACAAGGAGGTATAAACGGTCGTCGATATCTCGTCGATTTCCTACTCGTTATGTACGGGATGGCTGGTTTGCTCGGCGACATTGGGATATTGGTCGAAGTTCCCCTCCTGGTGAAATCGGCTCCCGAGGGTCCGAACTTACCCTCTTACACGGCCGCGGTCCTAGCGATAGCGAATGTGGCTCCGATCTTCTACGTTCTAgttaaaaaattcttaccCCGATACTGTAACGAATTCATCTGGATATCGACTTATCTCGTTATCGCAATAATATCCATAGGCATACTGGCGCTCTTCTACGATGTAAGTTCGACGATCAACGGCAAGCAACGCAGTATCGTGATACTGATAATGGTATTTATATGCGCCAGTATCGGGAACTCGAGTTCCGTCATCCTGCTGCCCTATCTCCAGAAGTACGAGCCGAGGTATTtgccctcttttttcctcggcGAAAGTCTAGGCGGACTAGTCCCAGGGATGATAGCTCTCCTCCAAGGAGTCGGGAGCGATTCCTCTTGCAAAGACGAATCCGCCAACTCCACCGCGACGGATCTCCCTGACGATCTGACCCCGAATTTTCCGCCCGGCATCCATTTCCTCATACTTTTCATTCTGCTCGTCTCTTGCACCGCTTCGTTCTGGCTATTAGAGTACGCGAGGgccagaaattttttcgacacaGGCGACAACCTGAACGGTTACGGTCAGGTACCGTTGACCGAGGAATTCGTCGGCGCCCACAAGCCAACGAATACGGATACGGGGATCGACCTGAACGGAAGAAACGAAGTGGAAACTCTTTCCGAACGCAGAAAGAAAAACCGCACGAGGATATACATTTGTACGTTGGTCGCATTGACGTTCTTCATAGGTCCTGGAATCGTGTTTGGTACGCAGGCGTTCTCCTGTCTGCCCTACGGTATCGCCGCTTATCACCTAGTGTTAACTCTGATGCAGTTCGCCGGACCCGCAGCTTTCGTTTTTGGCTACTGTCTGTCCACCCCGGGCGTACGGGGAGTCACCTGGATCTTTGCCCTTATATTTGTGCTCTGCGCTTACATAATCTGGTTGGCGTTTTCGTCCCCGAATCCGCTTTGGCACGACGAAACTCGTGGCGCCGTACTGTTGGTGACCGCATGGGTGATCGCGTACGCTTTGATCGGttacataaaattatcgatcgCCGCTATCGGTCGGCGAGATCTCGGCGAGGACGCCCTTTATCACGTAGGTTTGTCGGGTCGGGTAGGGATAGTCTCGGGTGCCTTCGTCAGTTTCGTACTAATAAATTACACGTCGGTGTTCACGCCGTACGGAAATTCGTGCCCGtag
- the LOC105685444 gene encoding solute carrier family 52, riboflavin transporter, member 3-B-like isoform X2: protein MYGMAGLLGDIGILVEVPLLVKSAPEGPNLPSYTAAVLAIANVAPIFYVLVKKFLPRYCNEFIWISTYLVIAIISIGILALFYDVSSTINGKQRSIVILIMVFICASIGNSSSVILLPYLQKYEPRYLPSFFLGESLGGLVPGMIALLQGVGSDSSCKDESANSTATDLPDDLTPNFPPGIHFLILFILLVSCTASFWLLEYARARNFFDTGDNLNGYGQVPLTEEFVGAHKPTNTDTGIDLNGRNEVETLSERRKKNRTRIYICTLVALTFFIGPGIVFGTQAFSCLPYGIAAYHLVLTLMQFAGPAAFVFGYCLSTPGVRGVTWIFALIFVLCAYIIWLAFSSPNPLWHDETRGAVLLVTAWVIAYALIGYIKLSIAAIGRRDLGEDALYHVGLSGRVGIVSGAFVSFVLINYTSVFTPYGNSCP from the coding sequence ATGTACGGGATGGCTGGTTTGCTCGGCGACATTGGGATATTGGTCGAAGTTCCCCTCCTGGTGAAATCGGCTCCCGAGGGTCCGAACTTACCCTCTTACACGGCCGCGGTCCTAGCGATAGCGAATGTGGCTCCGATCTTCTACGTTCTAgttaaaaaattcttaccCCGATACTGTAACGAATTCATCTGGATATCGACTTATCTCGTTATCGCAATAATATCCATAGGCATACTGGCGCTCTTCTACGATGTAAGTTCGACGATCAACGGCAAGCAACGCAGTATCGTGATACTGATAATGGTATTTATATGCGCCAGTATCGGGAACTCGAGTTCCGTCATCCTGCTGCCCTATCTCCAGAAGTACGAGCCGAGGTATTtgccctcttttttcctcggcGAAAGTCTAGGCGGACTAGTCCCAGGGATGATAGCTCTCCTCCAAGGAGTCGGGAGCGATTCCTCTTGCAAAGACGAATCCGCCAACTCCACCGCGACGGATCTCCCTGACGATCTGACCCCGAATTTTCCGCCCGGCATCCATTTCCTCATACTTTTCATTCTGCTCGTCTCTTGCACCGCTTCGTTCTGGCTATTAGAGTACGCGAGGgccagaaattttttcgacacaGGCGACAACCTGAACGGTTACGGTCAGGTACCGTTGACCGAGGAATTCGTCGGCGCCCACAAGCCAACGAATACGGATACGGGGATCGACCTGAACGGAAGAAACGAAGTGGAAACTCTTTCCGAACGCAGAAAGAAAAACCGCACGAGGATATACATTTGTACGTTGGTCGCATTGACGTTCTTCATAGGTCCTGGAATCGTGTTTGGTACGCAGGCGTTCTCCTGTCTGCCCTACGGTATCGCCGCTTATCACCTAGTGTTAACTCTGATGCAGTTCGCCGGACCCGCAGCTTTCGTTTTTGGCTACTGTCTGTCCACCCCGGGCGTACGGGGAGTCACCTGGATCTTTGCCCTTATATTTGTGCTCTGCGCTTACATAATCTGGTTGGCGTTTTCGTCCCCGAATCCGCTTTGGCACGACGAAACTCGTGGCGCCGTACTGTTGGTGACCGCATGGGTGATCGCGTACGCTTTGATCGGttacataaaattatcgatcgCCGCTATCGGTCGGCGAGATCTCGGCGAGGACGCCCTTTATCACGTAGGTTTGTCGGGTCGGGTAGGGATAGTCTCGGGTGCCTTCGTCAGTTTCGTACTAATAAATTACACGTCGGTGTTCACGCCGTACGGAAATTCGTGCCCGtag